A DNA window from Arachis duranensis cultivar V14167 chromosome 3, aradu.V14167.gnm2.J7QH, whole genome shotgun sequence contains the following coding sequences:
- the LOC107480183 gene encoding uncharacterized protein LOC107480183, which yields MPDFVFLGVGATFIDKDAPLEDEEIEVAEDDASLVKQIGQSFQYSKIEARREEQIQAAHDKAMFGASALPPPTSTDSELERENEKEVDKKAVVTSLLSETEC from the exons ATGCCGGATTTTGTTTTTCTAGGTGTCGGAGCTACTTTCATTGACAAGGATGCGCCTCTTGAAGATGAGGAAATTGAAG TGGCTGAAGATGATGCTTCCTTGGTCAAGCAAATTGGCCAGAGTTTTCAGTATTCTAAAATAGAG GCAAGAAGGGAGGAACAAATCCAAGCTGCTCATGACAAAGCTATGTTTGGTGCTTCAGCACTTCCACCTCCTACCAGTACTGACAGTGAGCTTGAAAGGGAGAATGAGAAAGAAGTTGATAAAAAAGCTGTTGTTACAAGCCTCTTAAGTGAAACG GAGTGCTGA
- the LOC107480174 gene encoding uncharacterized protein LOC107480174 produces the protein MNDTIHTFMQEQREFHKKQDAYMVTIAEALTHLTLPPQTTQSTQQASTSSSLPFQPQPNPKGSINVIILRSGTKLDKNVAIPSKLNEEMNNEEMGDEIEVMRSGDEDINKDEKEPPKVKEPKRKTLLEESLPIPFPTIAKKAKKQEDLDPTVVEVLKKVEVTVPLFQAIQQVPKYAKFLKDICTHKDKLGNLNKKPVDDSISSLLHEKCNDPGPCLVACLIGETKFMDCMCDLRVCVNIMPLPICERLNLAPLKRSGARFVLADKSIVSVVGIAENVIVNIQGFLFPADFHILETPPIDSTKPSSILLGRPLLKTARFKLDTHLGVYSFESDGKLVKFTLKESDKPIRGAYSIFGCDMVEDKVSEDGKEQGKEDSAKESNSKDHAQPKQAKELEIFLLGELPK, from the coding sequence ATGAATGACACAATCCATACCTTCATGCAAGAACAAAGAGAGTTCCATAAGAAACAAGATGCTTACATGGTTACAATAGCCGAAGCCCTTACCCATTTGACTCTCCCTCCTCAAACCACACAAAGCACCCAACAAGCTTCAACCTCGAGTAGTTTACCCTTCCAACCTCAACCCAATCCTAAAGGAAGCATAAATGTCATTATTCTTAGGAGTGGTACTAAGTTGGATAAGAATGTGGCTATACCTTCAAAGTTGAATGAGGAGATGAACAATGAAGAGATGGGAGATGAAATAGAGGTGATGAGGAGTGGAGATGAAGATATTaataaagatgaaaaagaacCACCAAAGGTCAAGGAGCCAAAGAGAAAGACCTTGCTTGAAGAGTCCTTGCCCATTCCATTCCCAACCATAGCTAAGAAAGCAAAGAAGCAAGAAGATCTTGACCCCACTGTAGTGGAAGTTTTGAAGAAAGTTGAAGTTACCGTCCCTCTCTTTCAAGCTATTCAACAAGTGCCAAAATATGCCAAGTTCCTCAAGGATATTTGTACTCACAAAGATAAACTTGGCAACCTCAACAAAAAGCCGGTAGATGACTCTATCTCTTCTTTACTTCATGAAAAATGCAATGATCCCGGCCCATGTTTGGTCGCTTGTTTGATTGGTGAGACTAAGTTCATGGACTGTATGTGTGATTTACGGGTGTGTGTGAACATCATGCCACTTCCCATCTGTGAGAGATTGAACTTAGCACCTCTTAAGAGATCCGGGGCGAGATTTGTGTTAGCCGACAAGAGTATTGTGTCAGTTGTGGGGATTGCAGAGAATGTCATAGTCAATATTCAAGGATTTCTCTTTCCAGCTGATTTTCACATCTTAGAGACCCCTCCTATTGACTCAACCAAGCCATCATCAATACTCCTTGGACGACCATTGTTGAAGACGGCCCGTTTCAAGTTGGATACACACTTAGGAGTTTATTCTTTTGAGTCAGATGGCAAATTAGTTAAGTTCACTTTGAAGGAGTCTGACAAGCCCATTCGTGGAGCTTACTCTATTTTTGGATGTGACATGGTTGAAGACAAAGTAAGTGAAGATGGCAAGGAGCAAGGAAAAGAGGATAGTGCAAAAgagtcaaattcaaaggatcaTGCTCAACCAAAGCAAGCCAAGGAGTTGGAGATTTTCCTCCTTGGGGAACTTCCTAAATGA